A window of Polyodon spathula isolate WHYD16114869_AA chromosome 30, ASM1765450v1, whole genome shotgun sequence contains these coding sequences:
- the amer2 gene encoding APC membrane recruitment protein 2 yields MDLHCECSEPPLSEQQQPSGKINKAAFKLFGKRKSGSAVPSIFGVKSKGEGKTSGKTGLTRSKTHDGLAEVVLEGSKKEDCSSSEQLSTALCTKTDGSPAVAASGSVTKSLSFFSVLKKNGRGENSEQRAGNRQKKGLKGLFSSMRWHKKEKNFKEEKGGEASDAQPVVIQPASLNASLEFIKEEVRQLPQSKPELSTEQVAQELSVVGPSEDPKASVLEEPEAAAAAAYCASPLPELYNHVNKQEEAAAEHNEGQSQRETDVTKEEGLGDTVATKISGVTQPPEPECSSSSSPESAPLSSGIPITTVTPPEPSTTDPPSEQSIDRICSMFADVTSLKSFDSLTGCGDIIADHEEEAGNGNGNGNGNGNGKAGGSVEKHPPAPGKMKVFPKKIQSSSVVAYQGGGEEMASPDEVDETDLQGFWDMLPQTEELQSQPKEEAAQKTSTKAVEVKVLKETAPLGKILGLSKIPVSGTSRGVRSNKGGEESREKDHQESVPNSDEGYWDSTTPGQEEESGSSGFAPKESIPRDSCSGDALYDLYVDPDESLAGVVSSDEETSPMSTSEPKLVPSSSSSETTFRSLKGSASLPRDSKIPVSIKQIPSHSASHGALVPSLMPTAKLPTAKPDPPRTKIPVPKVNVRRTSNKTLAGTGKHLAYQDHFKK; encoded by the coding sequence ATGGACTTGCATTGTGAGTGCAGCGAGCCTCCTCTCTCTGAGCAGCAGCAGCCCTCCGGAAAGATTAACAAGGCTGCTTTCAAACTGTTTGGGAAGAGGAAATCAGGCAGCGCCGTCCCCAGCATCTTCGGGGTGAAGAGCAAAGGAGAGGGGAAGACCTCAGGGAAAACAGGGCTCACAAGGAGCAAAACCCACGACGGGTTAGCCGAGGTTGTGTTAGAAGGCAGCAAGAAGGAGGACTGCTCCAGCAGCGAGCAGCTCAGCACTGCTTTGTGCACAAAGACTGATGGCAGCCCGGCGGTGGCAGCCAGCGGATCCGTGACCAAGTCGCTCAGCTTCTTCTCCGTCCTCAAGAAGAACGGCCGAGGGGAGAACTCCGAGCAGAGGGCTGGCAACAGACAAAAGAAAGGGCTGAAGGGGCTCTTTAGCAGCATGCGCTGGCACAAAAAGGAGAAGAACTTCAAAGAGGAGAAAGGAGGAGAGGCATCGGACGCTCAGCCAGTGGTCATTCAGCCAGCCTCCCTCAATGCCAGCTTGGAGTTTATCAAGGAAGAGGTTCGGCAGTTGCCCCAGTCAAAGCCTGAGCTCAGCACAGAGCAGGTTGCACAGGAATTGTCAGTTGTGGGACCCTCTGAAGACCCGAAAGCCTCAGTGTTAGAGGAGCCTGAAGCAGCCGCTGCAGCAGCGTATTGTGCTAGCCCTCTCCCTGAGTTATATAATCATGTAAACAAGCAAGAGGAAGCTGCTGCTGAGCACAATGAGGGCCAGAGTCAAAGGGAAACAGATGTCACCAAGGAAGAGGGCCTTGGGGATACCGTGGCGACCAAAATCTCAGGGGTGACCCAGCCCCCTGAGCctgaatgcagcagcagcagctccccgGAAAGTGCCCCTCTCTCTTCTGGTATTCCTATCACCACAGTCACCCCCCCTGAGCCATCCACCACCGACCCGCCATCGGAGCAATCCATCGACCGCATCTGCTCCATGTTCGCGGACGTAACATCCCTCAAGAGCTTCGACTCGCTGACCGGCTGCGGGGATATCATCGCTGACCACGAGGAGGAAGCAGGCAACGGGAATGGGAACgggaatgggaatgggaatgggaaAGCTGGAGGGAGTGTGGAAAAGCACCCACCGGCACCGGGGAAGATGAAGGTCTTTCCCAAAAAGATCCAGAGCAGTAGTGTGGTAGCTTACCAAGGGGGTGGGGAGGAGATGGCCAGCCCTGACGAAGTAGACGAGACCGATCTGCAGGGGTTCTGGGATATGCTGCCCCAGACTGAGGAACTCCAGAGCCAGCCGAAAGAGGAAGCTGCCCAGAAGACCTCAACGAAGGCTGTTGAAGTGAAGGTGCTGAAAGAGACGGCCCCTCTGGGCAAGATCCTGGGTCTCAGCAAGATTCCTGTAAGCGGCACCAGCAGGGGAGTCAGGAGCAACAAAGGAGGGGAGGAAAGCAGAGAGAAGGACCACCAGGAGAGCGTTCCCAACAGCGATGAGGGATACTGGGATTCCACTACGCCGGGCCAGGAGGAGGAGAGTGGCAGCAGCGGCTTCGCGCCCAAGGAGAGCATCCCTCGGGACAGCTGTAGTGGAGACGCGCTCTACGACCTCTACGTGGACCCAGATGAGAGCTTAGCCGGTGTGGTCTCTTCAGACGAAGAGACATCCCCCATGTCCACGTCCGAGCCTAAGCTggtcccctcctcctcctcctccgagaCCACCTTCCGCTCGCTCAAGGGCAGCGCCAGCCTCCCCAGGGACTCAAAGATCCCCGTCAGCATCAAACAGATCCCCTCCCACTCCGCCAGCCATGGGGCGCTGGTCCCCAGCCTCATGCCAACTGCGAAGCTGCCAACAGCAAAGCCCGACCCGCCCAGAACAAAGATCCCCGTTCCCAAGGTGAATGTGAGAAGGACCAGCAACAAGACCCTGGCAGGCACGGGGAAGCACCTCGCCTACCAGGACCACTTTAAAAAGTAG